GGAACGGGGATACGCGCGCACGTCGGTGCGGGACATCGCGACCGACGCGCAGGCGAACCCGGCGCTGGTCATCCGCTACTTCGGCAGCAAGGAGCTGCTGTTCCTGGAGACGATGGACCTGACCATCGACGACGAGCCGCTGCTGCGCGTGCCGCTGTCCGAGCTGGGCCCGCGGTTCATCGACGTCGTGCTCCGGTCCGAGGCGCACGTCAAGGGCGCCTATCTGGCGCTGGTCGGCGGCAGCGGCGAGGCCTCGATCGCGGGCCGGCTGCGCGAGGTGCACGAGCGGTCGTTCGTGGCACCGCTGCGCGCCCGGCTCTCCGGCCCGGACGCGGATCTCCGGGCGCGGATCGCCGGTGCGCTGGTCGGCGGCCTGACCTATGCGCTGTGGGTGGTCGGCGACGCGGAACTGCTCGCCGCCGACCCCGATGATCTGGCGGTACGGTACGGCGCGCTGCTGCAGGCCGTCCTCACGCCCTGACCGGCGCTACTGGACCGACCAGCCGCCGTCCGAGGGCAGCACCGCACCGTTGATGTTGATGCCGTCGTCGCTGAGCAGGAACGTGATCGACGCGGCCAGGTGCTCGGGCATCGCCACTCCCGGGATGAGCCGCATGAACGGCCCGGTCCGTGCGCGGCCGAACTCGTCACTGGGCGGCGTGATGCCGGTCGCCACGCCGCCGGGCGCGACCGCGTTGACCCGGATGCCGCGGTCGCCGTACATGAACGCGCAGTTGCGGGTGATCCCGACGACCGCGTGCTTCGCGGCCGTGTAGGCGACGCCGGCCGCGTTGCCGCGCACGGAGGCCTCGGACCCGATGTTCACGATCGCGCCGCGCCCGGCGTCCAGCATCGCGGGCAGCACCGCGCGGGTGAGCTTGAAGAGGCCGTCCACGTTCACCGCGAAGATCCGGTCCCACATCGCGTCCGTGGTGGAGTGCGCGGCGGAGAAGTCGTCGGAGATGCCGGCGACGTTGGCGAGGCCGTCGATGCGCGGGCCGGCCGCGGCCACGATCCGGTCGACGGCCGCCTGGTCCGTGACGTCCGCGGCGACCGGCACGACGTCGCCGTCGAGCTCGCGCAGCCGGTCCTCGGCCAGGTCCACCGCGACCACCCGGCCGCCCTCACGCAGGATCCGGGAGGCGGTGGCCCGGCCGATGCCGGACGCGGCACCGGTGACGATCACGGTCTTCCCGGCGAACCGGCCCGGCGTGATCCGCTCGGTCCAGGCGCCGTCGTCCTCGTCCGGCACGACACCGTCGTTGACGGCCAGCACCAGGCCGTCGACGACCTCCGCCGGCATCCGGCCCTGGCTCAGCTCGACGAGCTTGCCGAGCGGCAGCGAACGCGCCGGCGCGAGCGCGGACTCGTCGATGCCGCCGCGGCCGAGCAGCTCACGCAGCGCGGGCCCGCCCTTCTCGTGGTCCAGCCAGTCGCCGACCGTGCTGTTCGCGGTCAGCGCTCTCGGTCGCTTCTCCATGCCGTAACCCCTCTCGCAACGAAGTAAACTTAGTTTACTCAGTCACGCGACTGAAGGATCACTGCCTCATTCGGCCGAGATATCCGGAAATATCGGGCACGGCCGCCCAACGACGGGAGGCGAGCCGCGCGGCACTAAGGGGCGGCAGAAAAGCACGGCATGAACCGGGCGGGCACGAAGGGCCCGACACGAAGGGCCCGACACGAACCGCGCGAGACGAACCGGGCAGCACGAATGACGCGGCACGAGCCGGACGGCACAAAGCGTGCGTCACGCGCGACCAGCGGGAACCAAGTGACCCGCGGAATTCCGCATCCGCGCGAGACGCGGCACACGTGTGGAATGTCGGCGCACGCGTTGCACGTGTGGGATGTCGGCGCGCGGGGCCGCGGGTGGTGGGGTGGCCCGGGTTTCGGTGACCGGCGGCGGGACCGGCAGGGAGGCCGCCCGCGGCCGAGCGGTGCCCGCGGGAGCACTGGGTAAGCGGCCACGCCGGAAGTGGGCAGATGGTCCGCACGACGGTGATCGTGCGGACCGCGGGACCGCGTCAGGCCTCGAAGCGGCGGGCCATGGTGGCCTGTTCCTCGAGGACCTCGTTGATCCGGGCCTGGACCGCGTCCATCTGGCCGATGGTCTCGCTGGTGGTGTGGATGCCGGCGGAGACCGACTCCGCGCTGGACTGGATGCCGGCGATCTGGTCGGCGACCTTCTGGGTCGCCTCGGCGGTCTCCCGGGCCAGGTCCTTGACCTCGCCGGCCACCACGGCGAAGCCCTTGCCGGCCTCGCCGGCGCGCGCGGCCTCGATGGTGGCGTTCAGCGCGAGCAGGTTCGTCTGTTCCGCGATCGACGAAATGATCTTGATGACGTCGCCGATCGCGGCGGAGGCCTGGCCGAGCGCGGCCACCTCGCCGGTCATCGTGGTGGCGCGGCTGACCGCCTCCTCCGCGACGTGGGTGGCGTCCTCGCTGGCCGACCGTAGGCGCGCGACCGTGTCCAGCAGCGCCCGCGCGTTCTCCGCGGCCCGTTCCGTGTTGCGCAGCACCTCGAGGCGCTGCGAGACGAGCTGCTGCACGTTGCGCAGCGCCGCGGCCCGCGAGTCGGACAGTTCGATGAACTCGGTGGTGAAGAAGTCCATGGTGCCTGCGATCCGGTCACCGCTCATGATCGGGAAGCAGACGCCGGAGCGTACGCCCGCGCGCTGCGCCGCCGGGGCGCGCACGCAGTCGGTGACCTCCGCGAGGTCGCGCACGAACACCAGGTCCCGCGCCCGCCAGGCCCGGCCGGACAGGCCCACTCCCTCGGCGAACGTGGCCGCGAGCGTCACCCGCCGGAACTCGTCGCCGGCGGAACCGGACTCGACCTGGAACCGCAGCACGTTGTCCGCCGGGTCGATCTCCCAGTACGAGCCGTACGCCCAGCCGAACGCGCTGCGCACGGTGTCCAGCGCGATCCGCAGCGCGGTCTGGCTGTCCTGCGCCGTGCCGAGCTTCGTGACCACCTCGGTGACCGCGAGCCGGTCGGCCGCCACCTGCCGCAGTTCCGCGGCCGCGATCGCGCTGCTGCGTGCCTGCTCCGCGATGCGGGCGATGGACATCCACTTCTCGGTGCGCGGGCCGTCCAGGTCCAGCGGTGTCGGCGAGAAGTACTCGAAGACGGCCAGCACCTTGTTGTTCTTCAGCACCGGCATGACGACCGCGGCCAGCATCCCCTCCCGGCCGGCCGCCTGGCAGCGCAGGCAGTCGTCGCACTCGGTCATGCTGCCGATGTAGATCGGGCGCCGGGTCTGGAACGCGCGGCCGACCAGCCCGGCGCGGTCCGGCACCGGCCGTCCCGCGATCACGGCCTGCATCTGCGGCGTGATCCGGCCGGTCTCGAACTGCACCTCCACGTTGCCGTGCCCGTCCGGCAGCCACACCGCGCCGTAGCCGAACTCGTACGACCGGACCATGCTCTCCACGGTGATCCGCCACGCGCTCGCCTCGTCCTGGACGCCGTCCAGCGCGAGCACCAGCGCCTCCAGCGACTCCACGTCGCGCGGCACCGGCCGCGGTGCGGTACCCACCGCGCTCCGTGTCCGGAACAGACCCATGATCAACCCCCACCCAGGCTCTCCTACCAGTAGAAACCCAGGTGAGGATGTTTCGAGTGCTTTCGCGGTTATACGTGCCGTTCCAGTTCAGAGCGCCTTGTGGAAGACCAGGAAGTCGCACGGCGTGGCGACCTTCGGCGCCAGCGCCGGGTAGGCCTCGGCGAAGTCGGCCTTGTGCACGATCCGGTAGCCGATGCGGGTGTACCACTCGCGCAGGAAAGACTTGACCGGGTGCTGCCACTCCGTCGGGTAGAGCAGTTCGAGCTGCATCACGCCCAGCCCCTGGTCGCGCGCCCAGCCCTCGGCGAACGCGACCAGGTCGCGCCCGACGCCGGTGCCGCGGTGCCGCGGGTGGGCCGCGAGCATGCCGAACTCGCCGATGCCGTCCGGCAGGCGTTGCACCCGGACGCTGCCCACCAGTTCGGTGCCGAGGCGGGCGACGGCGATCTCGCCGGCCCGCACGAACGCCGCGATCTCGGCCGTGTCGGTGCGGGCGGTCTCGTCGCGCCAGATGCCCTTCTCGCCGGTCGCGTAGACGTCGTTGACCAGCGCGGTCACCTCGGCGATGAACGCGGTGTCGCCGGCGGACCCGGCCGCGGCGAGTGATATGTCGACCATGGCGCCCAGTATGCCGAGACCCCGGACCGGGGCTTGATCCGCGACTCAACCGACATGGCATCTCGGCCTGCACATCAGCGCGAAAAACCCATAAATCCTGGCATAGCGGTACGGCGGTCCCTACGCTCTTCGCATGAGAAGCTCCGTTTCCGACGCGTTCCTGGCGTTCACCGAGCCCATCGAGGGCCGCTGGCCGTACCTCTACCTGGACGGCTGGGGCCTGGTCACGATCGGCACCGGGTGCCGGCTGGAGTCCGTGGACGAGGCGGCCACGCTGCCGTTCGTGCTGGCCGAGGAGCCGGCCGCGGGCGCCTCCACGCGGCAGATCCGGGAGGCGTACTCGGCTGTGCAGTCCCGGCCGGACCTGGCCGGGCGGCCGCAGGAGTTCGCCGGGCACACCGCGGTCCGGCTCACCGAGGACGGCGTGGACGAGCTGGCCGCGCGCCGGCTGGCCGCGCTGGAGGACCGGCTGATCCGCACGCCGGAGTTCGCCGGGTTCCCGCGCTGGCCGGCCGACGCCCAGCTGGCGCTGCTCAGCCTGGCCTGGGCGCACGGCCCGGACTTCTCCGGCTGGCCGGTGCTGCGCGCGGACTGCGCGGTCGGTGACTGGCGGGCCGCCGCGGACCACGGCCGCATCCAGGGCGCCACGCAGCGGAACGCGGCCGACCGCGCGCTGTTCCGCACGGCCGCGCACGCGGTGGACAACCACTGGGACCCGGACGTGCTCTGGTACCGCCCGCTGGGCCACCGCGCGGAGCTGCACGCGCAGGACAGCGGTGCCGAGGTGGTGCTGCTCCAGGAGCGGCTGCTGGTGCTCGGCTACCTGGCGGAGGTGACCGGCGTGCTGGACCTGGAGACGGAGTTGGCGCTGCGCGGCTTCCAGCGTGCGCACGTGCTGCGCGAGGACGGCGTGGCAGGCCCGGCCACCTGGGCCGCGCTCGGCACGGCGGTCCCGGCGACCGTGGCCGCGCTGGCATAGGACCGACAGATGACCTGACGGCCCCTTCCGCCGGCTATCGATTCTGGCCGATAGTTGGCCGGTGGAGGCCGACCAGTTGCTGCGGCAGCGTCTGCGGCGCACCGTCCCGGCGGTCGTCGGCGCGGGCGTGGCCTGGTCGGTCTATCCGCGGGAGCCGGACACGCCGATGAACGTGGTGCTGGACATCGTGGCGGCCCGGCTCGGCGCGGACACCACGCTGGTCTGGGTCGACGACGGCACGCCCGAGGTGCTGGCGCTGCCCGGCCTGCCGTGCCCGGCGGTGGCGTGGAGCCGCCGCTCGCTCGCGGCCGGCCTGCTGCTCCGCACGGTGCTGCTGACCGACGGGCTGACCGCCCGGACCCGCCGGATCCTCTGCCGCCAGGCGGTCCTGCACCTGCTGGCGGAGACCGCGCTCCGGCTCGGCAACCCGGATCTGGCCGCGCGGTGCGGCGTGGCCGCGTTCCTGGACCGGGACTGGACCGCGCCGCACACCGGCACGCTGGAGTCCGCCGCCGACTCCGAGGACCGGCTGGCGCTGTGGTTCTTCGCGCTCGCGCACGAGTTCGGCCACTTCGCGGACCCGCGCACGTACGCGCGCGGCCCGCTCTCCGACGCGTCCGTGCGCACCATGCTGCTGGCCGCGCGGCGGCACGACGGTCACGACCTGATCGGCGACGTGCTGCACCGGCGGCCGCTGCGCCCGGCGGACGTGCGCGCCGAGACCGTGGCCGACATGTTCGCGGCGGACGTGCTGATCGAGGCGTCCGCGCGGCTGCTGCCGGACGGCGGCCATCCGGTTCGCGTGCTCGGCGAGCTGCTGCTGACCGCGTCCGTGGTCTCGGCCGCGGAGCGCTGCCGCGCGTTCTGCGTCATGCTCGGCCACGGCGACGGCCGGCTCGACCACCTGACCTACCCGGCCGCG
This genomic window from Catenuloplanes niger contains:
- a CDS encoding TetR/AcrR family transcriptional regulator, giving the protein MVRRGSADATREEIRSSAARLFRERGYARTSVRDIATDAQANPALVIRYFGSKELLFLETMDLTIDDEPLLRVPLSELGPRFIDVVLRSEAHVKGAYLALVGGSGEASIAGRLREVHERSFVAPLRARLSGPDADLRARIAGALVGGLTYALWVVGDAELLAADPDDLAVRYGALLQAVLTP
- a CDS encoding methyl-accepting chemotaxis protein is translated as MGTAPRPVPRDVESLEALVLALDGVQDEASAWRITVESMVRSYEFGYGAVWLPDGHGNVEVQFETGRITPQMQAVIAGRPVPDRAGLVGRAFQTRRPIYIGSMTECDDCLRCQAAGREGMLAAVVMPVLKNNKVLAVFEYFSPTPLDLDGPRTEKWMSIARIAEQARSSAIAAAELRQVAADRLAVTEVVTKLGTAQDSQTALRIALDTVRSAFGWAYGSYWEIDPADNVLRFQVESGSAGDEFRRVTLAATFAEGVGLSGRAWRARDLVFVRDLAEVTDCVRAPAAQRAGVRSGVCFPIMSGDRIAGTMDFFTTEFIELSDSRAAALRNVQQLVSQRLEVLRNTERAAENARALLDTVARLRSASEDATHVAEEAVSRATTMTGEVAALGQASAAIGDVIKIISSIAEQTNLLALNATIEAARAGEAGKGFAVVAGEVKDLARETAEATQKVADQIAGIQSSAESVSAGIHTTSETIGQMDAVQARINEVLEEQATMARRFEA
- a CDS encoding GNAT family N-acetyltransferase, which encodes MVDISLAAAGSAGDTAFIAEVTALVNDVYATGEKGIWRDETARTDTAEIAAFVRAGEIAVARLGTELVGSVRVQRLPDGIGEFGMLAAHPRHRGTGVGRDLVAFAEGWARDQGLGVMQLELLYPTEWQHPVKSFLREWYTRIGYRIVHKADFAEAYPALAPKVATPCDFLVFHKAL
- a CDS encoding SDR family NAD(P)-dependent oxidoreductase codes for the protein MEKRPRALTANSTVGDWLDHEKGGPALRELLGRGGIDESALAPARSLPLGKLVELSQGRMPAEVVDGLVLAVNDGVVPDEDDGAWTERITPGRFAGKTVIVTGAASGIGRATASRILREGGRVVAVDLAEDRLRELDGDVVPVAADVTDQAAVDRIVAAAGPRIDGLANVAGISDDFSAAHSTTDAMWDRIFAVNVDGLFKLTRAVLPAMLDAGRGAIVNIGSEASVRGNAAGVAYTAAKHAVVGITRNCAFMYGDRGIRVNAVAPGGVATGITPPSDEFGRARTGPFMRLIPGVAMPEHLAASITFLLSDDGININGAVLPSDGGWSVQ
- a CDS encoding peptidoglycan-binding domain-containing protein translates to MRSSVSDAFLAFTEPIEGRWPYLYLDGWGLVTIGTGCRLESVDEAATLPFVLAEEPAAGASTRQIREAYSAVQSRPDLAGRPQEFAGHTAVRLTEDGVDELAARRLAALEDRLIRTPEFAGFPRWPADAQLALLSLAWAHGPDFSGWPVLRADCAVGDWRAAADHGRIQGATQRNAADRALFRTAAHAVDNHWDPDVLWYRPLGHRAELHAQDSGAEVVLLQERLLVLGYLAEVTGVLDLETELALRGFQRAHVLREDGVAGPATWAALGTAVPATVAALA